From Demequina capsici:
ACATATGCGAACTCATGCGTCTGCCAGGGGTCGAGCCGCAGGGTGCTCACCGCGACCCACAGCTTCCCGCAGAAGTTGAGCAGACTTCGCTCAACTCTGACCGGGACGGCTTGACACGTCGCGAGCCTGTGGATAACTTGAGTGCAGGTCGCTCAACTATCGAGCGAGCAGTCACACGTCGCGGCACCCGGCCGCAGATGGAGGAACACCATGTCCCGTGCAGTGGGAATCGACCTGGGCACCACGAACTCGTGCGTCGCCGTCCTCGAAGGCGGCGAGCCCACCGTCATCGCGAACGCCGAGGGCGCCCGCACCACCCCGTCGGTGGTCGCGTTCTCCAAGACCGGCGAGGTCCTGGTCGGCGCGATCGCGAAGCGTCAGGCGGTCACCAACGTCGACCGCACGATCTCCTCGGTGAAGCGCCACATGGGCACCGACTGGTCCACGAGCATCGACGACAAGAAGTACACGCCGCAGGAGATCTCCGCGCGTATCCTCGGCAAGCTCAAGCGCGACGCCGAGGAGTACCTGGGCGAGAAGGTGACCGACGCCGTCATCACCGTCCCCGCCTACTTCAACGACGCCGAGCGTCAGGCCACCAAGGACGCCGGCGAGATCGCCGGCCTCAACGTGCTGCGCATCGTCAACGAGCCCACCGCCGCGGCGCTCGCCTACGGCCTGGACAAGGGCAAGGAGGACGAGCTCATCCTGGTCTTCGACCTCGGCGGCGGCACCTTCGACGTCTCCCTGCTCGAGGTGGGCAAGGACGAGGACGCGTTCTCCACCATCCAGGTCAAGGCCACCGCGGGCGACAACCGCCTGGGCGGCGACGACTGGGACCAGCGCGTCGTGGACCACCTCGTCAAGGAGGTCAAGAACAACGAGGGCATCGACCTCGCCAAGGACAAGGCGGCCCTGCAGCGTCTCCGTGAGGCCGCCGAGCAGGCCAAGAAGGAGCTGTCGCAGGCGCAGTCCACGCAGATCTCCCTCCAGTACCTGTCGATCGGCGAGAACGGCCCCGTCCACCTGGACACCCGCCTCACCCGCGCGCAGTTCGAGCAGATGACCCAGGACCTCCTCGAGCGCACCAAGGCGCCGTTCCACCAGGTCATCAAGGACGCCGGCATCAAGCTGTCCGACATCGACCACGTGGTGCTCGTCGGCGGCTCGACCCGCATGCCTGCCGTCACCGAGGTCGTCAAGGAGCTGACCGGCGGTCAGGAGCCCAACAAGGGCGTCAACCCTGACGAGGTCGTCGCCGTGGGCGCGGCCCTCCAGGCCGGCGTCATCAAGGGCGAGCGCAAGGACGTCCTCCTCATCGACGTCACGCCGCTGAGCCTGGGCATCGAGACCAAGGGCGGCGTCATGACCACCCTGATCGAGCGCAACACCGCGATCCCCACCAAGTCCTCCGAGGTCTTCTCGACCGCCGAGGACAACCAGCCGTCCGTGCTGGTGCAGGTCTACCAGGGTGAGCGTCAGTTCGCCCGCGACAACAAGCTGCTCGGCACCTTCGAGCTGTCCGGCATCGCCCCGGCCCCCCGCGGCATGCCGCAGATCGAGGTGACCTTCGACATCGACGCGAACGGCATCGTCCACGTGTCCGCCAAGGACCGCGGCACCGGCAAGGAGCAGTCGATCACGGTGACCGGCGGCTCGGCGCTGTCCAAGGACGACATCGAGCGCATGGTCAAGGACGCCGAGGAGCACGCGGAGGAGGACAAGAAGCGCCGCGAGGACGCCGAGACCCGCAACAACGCCGAGACCTTCGCGTACTCGACCGAGAAGATCCTGTCCGACAACGAGGACAAGGTCCCGGCCGAGATCGCCGACGACGTCAAGGCTGCGATCGCGGAGGTCAAGACCGCGCTCGAGGGCGACGACACCGAGGCAGTGAAGACCGCCCACGAGGCGCTCGTCACGAAGGCCCAGAAGATCGGCGAGGCCATCTACGCCGCCGACCAGTCCGCCGGCGTGGACGTCGACGCAGACTCGGCCGCGCAGACCGCTTCCGGCCAGCCGGGCGCCTCCGACGACGACGTGGTCGACGCCGAGATCGTCGACGACGAGGACGACAAGAAGTAACGCGCCACGGCGGGCGCCCGGCACTCCGGCTGCGGCGCCCGCCGTCCGTGCTTCCCCCACCCGTCCCAAGGAGAACCCCATGACCGACCAGAACCCCACCCCCGAGCCGGAGGATCCGCTGGCAGCCGCCGAGCGCATCCTCAAGGACGCCGCGTCCGACATCCCCGAAGGCACGTTCCTCGACGAGGACGCCGACGGCAGGGACGACCTGCGCACCGACGAGGCGGGCGCGGACGATGCGCTCGACGCCGCCGAGCGCAAGGCCGCCGAGCACCTCGCCGATCTTCAGCGGCTGCAGGCCGAGTACGTCAACTACCGCAAGCGCGTGGACCGCGACCGCGAGCTCATCACCTCGAACGCGACCGCCAAGGCCGTCGAGGCGCTGATCCCCGTGCTCGACGACATCGCCGCCGCGCGCGAGCACGGCGACCTGGCCGACGGTCCGTTCGCCTCGATCGCGGACAAGCTCGAGACCGCGCTCGGCCGCCTGGGCTGGTCCAGCTTCGGCGCCGTCGGCGAGGTCTTCGACCCGGTCCACCACGAGGCGCTGCTGTCGCAGCCGAGCACCGACGTCACCGAGCCGACCATCCTCACGGTCGCGCAGCCCGGCCACCGCATCGGCGACCGCGTCGTGCGGCCCGCGCGGGTGATCGTGGCGCAGCCCGAGGACCAGGCGTAACGTCCATTCATCTCAAGGAAGGAGGCGAGGCATGACGAGCCAGGACTGGTTCAGCAAGGACTTCTACAAGGTGCTCGGCGTGTCCAAGGACGCCTCCGCCGACGAGATCAAGAAGGCATACCGCAAGCTCGCCAAGGAGCTGCACCCCGACCGCAATCCCGGCGACGCCGCCTCCGAGCATCGCTTCAAGGAGGTCGGCGAGGCCTACGCGGTCCTGTCGGATGCCGAGCAGCGCGGGCAGTACGACCAGGTCCGCGCCATGGGCGGAGGTGCCCGCTTCACGGCCGGGGGCCCGGGCGGCGGCGGCTACGAGGACATGTTCTCCGGCATGTTCAACGGCGGCCAGGCCGGAGGCCAGTACCGCGCTCAGGGCTTCGAGGACATCCTGGGCAACCTCTTCGGGGGCGGGCGGCGCGGACCCCAGAAGGGCAACGACGTCGCCGCGGCCACGGAGGTCACGTTCCGCCAGGCCGCCGAGGGCGCCACCGTGCAGCTGCGGATGGACACGGGATCGTTCTCCACGCGGCTCCCCGTCGGCGTCCAGGACGGCCAGAAGATCCGCCTGCGCGGCAAGGGCCGCCCCGGCGCGAACGGCGGACCGGCGGGCGACCTGCTCCTGACCGTCCACGTGGCCAGGCACCCCGTGTTCAGCATGGACGGACGCAACCTCAAGGTCCGCGTGCCGGTCTCGTACGACGAGGCGGTGCTAGGCGCGGCCGTCGACGTCCCCACGCTGGACGGCCAGCGCGTCAAGGTGAAGGTGCCCGCCGGCACGTCCTCCGGGACCGTGCTGCGCGTCAAGGGCCGCGGCCTGCAGACCAAGGACGGCGTGGGCGATCTGCTCGCGACGATCGAGATCACCGTGCCGTCCAAGCTGTCCAAGGCCGCCAAGGAGGTCCTCCAGGCCTTCGCGATCGAGACGGC
This genomic window contains:
- the dnaK gene encoding molecular chaperone DnaK, producing the protein MSRAVGIDLGTTNSCVAVLEGGEPTVIANAEGARTTPSVVAFSKTGEVLVGAIAKRQAVTNVDRTISSVKRHMGTDWSTSIDDKKYTPQEISARILGKLKRDAEEYLGEKVTDAVITVPAYFNDAERQATKDAGEIAGLNVLRIVNEPTAAALAYGLDKGKEDELILVFDLGGGTFDVSLLEVGKDEDAFSTIQVKATAGDNRLGGDDWDQRVVDHLVKEVKNNEGIDLAKDKAALQRLREAAEQAKKELSQAQSTQISLQYLSIGENGPVHLDTRLTRAQFEQMTQDLLERTKAPFHQVIKDAGIKLSDIDHVVLVGGSTRMPAVTEVVKELTGGQEPNKGVNPDEVVAVGAALQAGVIKGERKDVLLIDVTPLSLGIETKGGVMTTLIERNTAIPTKSSEVFSTAEDNQPSVLVQVYQGERQFARDNKLLGTFELSGIAPAPRGMPQIEVTFDIDANGIVHVSAKDRGTGKEQSITVTGGSALSKDDIERMVKDAEEHAEEDKKRREDAETRNNAETFAYSTEKILSDNEDKVPAEIADDVKAAIAEVKTALEGDDTEAVKTAHEALVTKAQKIGEAIYAADQSAGVDVDADSAAQTASGQPGASDDDVVDAEIVDDEDDKK
- the grpE gene encoding nucleotide exchange factor GrpE, whose amino-acid sequence is MTDQNPTPEPEDPLAAAERILKDAASDIPEGTFLDEDADGRDDLRTDEAGADDALDAAERKAAEHLADLQRLQAEYVNYRKRVDRDRELITSNATAKAVEALIPVLDDIAAAREHGDLADGPFASIADKLETALGRLGWSSFGAVGEVFDPVHHEALLSQPSTDVTEPTILTVAQPGHRIGDRVVRPARVIVAQPEDQA
- a CDS encoding DnaJ C-terminal domain-containing protein, producing the protein MTSQDWFSKDFYKVLGVSKDASADEIKKAYRKLAKELHPDRNPGDAASEHRFKEVGEAYAVLSDAEQRGQYDQVRAMGGGARFTAGGPGGGGYEDMFSGMFNGGQAGGQYRAQGFEDILGNLFGGGRRGPQKGNDVAAATEVTFRQAAEGATVQLRMDTGSFSTRLPVGVQDGQKIRLRGKGRPGANGGPAGDLLLTVHVARHPVFSMDGRNLKVRVPVSYDEAVLGAAVDVPTLDGQRVKVKVPAGTSSGTVLRVKGRGLQTKDGVGDLLATIEITVPSKLSKAAKEVLQAFAIETAAEDPRKDLYKDAAR